One genomic segment of Pseudomonas chlororaphis subsp. aurantiaca includes these proteins:
- the lptM gene encoding LPS translocon maturation chaperone LptM has protein sequence MKRLISSLAALVAVACLVTACGQKGPLYLPDDSKSPEDQGHSQSHKHDTN, from the coding sequence ATGAAGCGCCTGATCTCTTCCCTTGCTGCGCTCGTCGCGGTTGCCTGCCTTGTCACTGCCTGCGGTCAAAAAGGCCCGCTGTATCTTCCCGATGACAGCAAATCCCCCGAAGACCAAGGTCACTCGCAGTCGCACAAGCACGACACCAACTAA